One window of the Rhodothermales bacterium genome contains the following:
- a CDS encoding alkaline phosphatase family protein, which produces MKRIGRLRSNLFSSLIPNGIPAIFPATVLLLGLAACSASPEPRVILITLDGLRWEELFTGVDDWLLESDYTGDKVLMRERYDAATPEERRARLMPFMWSTIAAEGQLYGNRHVDSRADLRSTQVFSYPGYNTILTGAIDTSITSNDKVPNRNTTVLEWVNRQPGFEGRVAATGSWDVFPYILNEARAGFPVNAGFETWEPPRSDAEALVNQLQTQIPSPWRTVRLDAFTHHYALETLRTDRPRLLYIAYGETDDFAHDGDYDQYLDAANRTDRFIADIWDWVQADPEYAGRTTLILTTDHGRGAQDRWIGHGIDWIGSNAIWMAAIGPDVPAMGENTPGQVYQTQVAATVAAALGLDWVTGSGGQAGEPVRAMMPD; this is translated from the coding sequence ATGAAACGCATCGGACGGCTCCGGTCCAATTTGTTTTCGTCGTTGATCCCGAACGGAATTCCGGCCATCTTCCCGGCCACGGTCCTGCTCTTGGGGCTCGCCGCGTGTTCCGCATCCCCCGAACCCCGTGTCATCCTCATCACACTCGATGGGCTGCGCTGGGAGGAACTGTTCACGGGCGTCGACGACTGGCTCCTGGAATCGGACTATACGGGCGACAAGGTGCTCATGCGAGAGCGGTACGATGCCGCGACGCCCGAAGAACGCCGGGCGCGTCTCATGCCGTTCATGTGGTCGACCATCGCCGCGGAAGGTCAACTCTACGGAAACCGCCACGTGGACAGCCGTGCCGATCTGCGCAGCACGCAGGTGTTTTCGTATCCGGGCTACAACACGATCCTGACGGGCGCCATCGATACCTCCATCACGAGCAACGACAAGGTCCCCAACCGGAATACGACCGTTCTGGAATGGGTGAACCGGCAGCCGGGATTCGAGGGCCGGGTGGCCGCCACGGGATCGTGGGACGTGTTTCCCTACATCCTGAATGAAGCCCGCGCGGGTTTCCCCGTGAACGCCGGATTCGAGACCTGGGAGCCCCCGCGCTCCGACGCCGAGGCCCTCGTGAACCAACTCCAGACGCAGATCCCGTCGCCCTGGCGGACGGTCCGGCTGGATGCCTTCACGCATCATTATGCCCTCGAAACGCTGCGCACCGATCGGCCGCGCCTCCTCTATATTGCCTACGGCGAAACGGATGATTTCGCGCACGACGGCGACTACGACCAGTACCTGGATGCCGCGAACCGTACAGACCGCTTCATTGCCGACATCTGGGACTGGGTGCAGGCCGACCCGGAATACGCCGGACGCACGACGCTCATCCTGACCACGGACCACGGCCGCGGCGCCCAGGATCGCTGGATCGGGCACGGCATTGACTGGATCGGTTCGAACGCCATCTGGATGGCCGCCATCGGCCCGGACGTGCCCGCGATGGGTGAAAACACGCCCGGCCAGGTGTACCAGACGCAGGTCGCCGCCACGGTGGCCGCCGCGCTCGGCCTGGACTGGGTAACGGGTTCCGGCGGGCAGGCCGGCGAACCCGTCCGCGCCATGATGCCCGATTGA
- a CDS encoding aconitase X catalytic domain-containing protein: MNNLDLTPHDQAMLAGEEGPAVEMAMRILVRMMPVFGATRLMDVSAAHIDSSVYMGPATMEYAERLAELGARVRVPSTLNVAGVDEHGWSDWSVPSGVADGAIRQMRAYEKMGCIQTWTCAPYQTEHRPVFGQQIAAGESNAICFFNSVIGARTARYPDLLDICAAITGRVPAAGLHLDSGRHGTLRVDLVGVPQRVQESDAFWPVLGILLGKLSGDGVPVVTGIEVKPSDDDQKAVCAGAASSGAVALYHMVGITPEAPTEEAAFGGRPAPKVVTAGMEEMRAVWRAMSASRPDDGGNGVIPAGSSGAIEPLRTAPGSQGDGAAGSVPAEGPGALDMVLLGSPHFSFDEFRRLAKLVEGRKRNPDVQFLITCSRSVRMLVEHGGLLEPIASFGARITVDTCPLTSPMLSKRIGTIMTNSAKYSYYSPGLLGTGVVYGSLEDCVESAVSGRVVRDESLWVAA, translated from the coding sequence ATGAACAATCTCGACCTGACGCCCCACGACCAGGCCATGTTGGCCGGAGAGGAGGGGCCCGCCGTTGAAATGGCCATGCGCATTTTGGTGCGGATGATGCCGGTATTCGGGGCGACCCGCCTCATGGACGTGTCCGCGGCGCACATCGATTCGAGTGTGTACATGGGTCCGGCGACCATGGAGTATGCCGAGCGGCTGGCCGAACTGGGTGCGCGCGTGCGCGTGCCCTCGACGCTCAATGTGGCCGGCGTGGACGAACACGGCTGGTCGGACTGGTCGGTGCCGTCCGGTGTCGCCGACGGTGCCATCCGGCAGATGCGGGCCTATGAAAAAATGGGATGCATCCAGACATGGACCTGCGCGCCGTACCAGACGGAGCATCGTCCGGTCTTCGGGCAGCAGATTGCCGCAGGAGAGTCGAATGCCATCTGCTTCTTCAATTCGGTGATCGGGGCCAGGACGGCCCGGTATCCGGACTTGTTGGACATCTGTGCGGCCATAACGGGCCGTGTGCCGGCCGCTGGCCTGCATCTGGACAGCGGCCGGCATGGAACGCTGAGGGTGGACCTGGTGGGCGTGCCACAGCGGGTGCAGGAATCCGATGCGTTCTGGCCGGTGCTCGGCATTCTGCTGGGCAAGCTTTCCGGTGATGGCGTGCCGGTGGTGACGGGAATTGAGGTGAAGCCGAGCGATGACGACCAGAAGGCCGTGTGTGCCGGCGCGGCCAGTTCGGGCGCCGTGGCGCTGTATCACATGGTGGGCATCACGCCCGAGGCGCCCACGGAAGAAGCCGCGTTCGGGGGACGGCCCGCGCCGAAGGTGGTCACGGCGGGCATGGAAGAAATGCGCGCCGTCTGGCGCGCGATGTCGGCCAGCCGCCCGGACGATGGGGGCAACGGCGTCATTCCGGCCGGGAGTTCGGGAGCCATCGAGCCATTGCGAACCGCGCCCGGCAGTCAGGGAGACGGTGCGGCAGGCAGCGTCCCGGCCGAGGGGCCGGGCGCCCTGGACATGGTGCTGCTCGGCAGTCCGCATTTCAGTTTTGACGAATTCCGGCGCCTGGCGAAGCTCGTCGAGGGACGCAAGCGGAATCCGGATGTCCAGTTCCTGATTACGTGCAGCCGATCGGTCCGCATGTTGGTCGAACACGGGGGCCTGCTCGAGCCCATTGCCTCGTTCGGTGCCCGGATTACCGTCGACACGTGCCCGCTCACCAGCCCCATGTTGTCGAAGCGGATTGGCACCATCATGACGAATTCGGCCAAGTACTCGTATTACTCCCCGGGCCTCCTTGGAACGGGCGTGGTCTACGGATCCCTGGAGGACTGCGTGGAGTCCGCGGTCAGCGGCCGCGTGGTCCGTGACGAAAGCCTGTGGGTAGCGGCATGA
- a CDS encoding DUF126 domain-containing protein has product MNHREIKHTMIGEAVVPGVAEGEVLVSTEPLSFWGGYSGQTGEIIDRRHPLSGQNAAGKILVLPFTRGSSTTTAIFLEAVRAGVAPAGLVMDRPDVFLTLASVVAEEMYGQVVPIIALNADDFASLKSGSRLRIENETIHLP; this is encoded by the coding sequence ATGAACCATCGGGAAATCAAACATACCATGATCGGCGAGGCGGTGGTGCCCGGAGTGGCGGAAGGCGAGGTCCTGGTGAGCACCGAGCCGTTGTCCTTCTGGGGCGGCTACAGCGGCCAGACCGGCGAAATCATTGACCGTCGGCATCCGCTGTCGGGCCAGAATGCGGCGGGCAAGATCCTGGTGCTGCCGTTTACGCGGGGCTCGTCCACGACAACGGCCATTTTCCTGGAAGCCGTTCGCGCAGGCGTGGCGCCGGCCGGGCTGGTCATGGACCGTCCGGACGTGTTCCTTACTCTTGCAAGTGTCGTTGCCGAGGAAATGTACGGGCAGGTCGTGCCCATCATCGCGCTGAATGCCGACGATTTCGCGTCCCTGAAGTCCGGCTCCCGGCTGCGTATTGAAAACGAAACCATCCATCTGCCATGA